Proteins encoded by one window of Castor canadensis chromosome 2, mCasCan1.hap1v2, whole genome shotgun sequence:
- the LOC109677239 gene encoding putative olfactory receptor 10D4 produces MNRRNYTSVTEFILLGISNSKGLETMIFVLFLAFYLFALLGNLLIFLTILSSTNLHTLMYFFLGNLSVFDVLFPSVNTPKMMVQLVGQSHTISYQGCASQIFFYHTLGGTECFLYTVMAYDRFVAICHPMQYTIIMNHSVCTCLTVGTWLGGCLHGSILTFLIFKLPYCGPNEVDSFFCDIPVVLPLACADTSVAQMVSFTNVGVVALVCFLLILTSYTRIVISILKIRSSEGRRRAFSTCSAHLTSILLFYGPVILVYLRPASSSWLDAVVQVLNNVITPSFNPLIYSLRNKDVKLALRKLGGIR; encoded by the exons ATGAATAGGAGAAACTATACCTCCGTGACAGAGTTCATCCTGTTGGGAATTTCTAACAGCAAAGGGCTGGAGACCATGATCTTTGTCCTGTTCCTGGCCTTCTACCTCTTCGCCTTGCTGGGAAACCTGCTCATCTTCCTCACCATTTTGTCATCCACCAACCTCCACACCCTGATGTATTTCTTCCTGGGAAACCTGTCAGTGTTTGACGTATTATTTCCTTCTGTGAATACCCCCAAGATGATGGTCCAGCTCGTGGGGCAAAGTCACACCATATCTTACCAAGGCTGTGCCTCCCAGATCTTCTTTTACCACACCCTGGGTGGCACTGAGTGTTTCTTGTATacagtgatggcctatgaccgctttgTGGCTATTTGTCACCCTATGCAATACACCATCATCATGAACCACAGCGTGTGTACTTGCTTGACAGTGGGCACTTGGCTGGGGGGCTGTCTACATGGAAGTATCCTCACATTTCTTATCTTTAAGTTACCCTACTGTGGCCCCAATGAAGTGGACAGTTTTTTCTGTGACATTCCAGTGGTGCTGCCCCTGGCTTGTGCAGACACCTCTGTAGCACAGATGGTGAGTTTCACCAATGTAGGTGTTGTTGCACTGGTGTGCTTTCTACTTATCCTCACTTCTTACACTCGCATTGTTATCTCCATATTGAAGATCCGTTCCTCAGAAGGCAGGCGCagagccttctccacctgcagTGCCCACCTGACTTCCATCCTCTTATTCTATGGTCCTGTGATTCTTGTCTATCTTAGACCTGCTTCCAGTTCCTGGTTAGATGCTGTTGTTCAGGTCCTAAATAATGTTATCACCCCGTCCTTCAATCCCTTGATTTATTCCTTGAGAAACAAGGATGTGAAGTTAGCCCTGAGGAAG CTGGGTGGTATTAGATAA